Sequence from the Thermocoleostomius sinensis A174 genome:
TCCCTGACAGATTACTCGCAGCGCTACCCCTTGAACCGCTTTTGTTTGTAGCGACTTCAGCCGATTATTTTCAAAGTCGATCGGTGTTGACTGGCTGGATAGGTAGTATACCTCCGCCGCATCTGTACGGGGTTTGGCCAAATCAAGAATTTTTTCGAGGGTGGAATCATTCATGGGTAAGGGGGGCGAAAGGAAGGAAAACTTTTAGCTAAACCAGATTAAACCACCGATCGTCAGTCCAATTAGAACCAGAGCAATCCAGAGAAAGCTATTGTCTTTGGTGTTAACCTGGCTCAGGTCTATTTCTTCCGGTTCGGGCTTGGGACGTGGACGAGGTGGGCGTTTAGGAGATACATCGTATCGAGTCGCGATCTGATTGTCGCCATTGGCAGCCTCAATCTTGCTTAAATCGGGAATTTTCGTCAGCCATTCCTCCCGGCGCTTTAGTTGCGGCGCTTTGAGGATGTATAGCATGCGGCGGCTTTGTTTACGGGTTCTGAGATGGGGATGGGTTCCCAGTTTTTCGCACAGGGCGATCGCTTCTGTAGATTGGCCAGCCGCCTGATAGGCATTCACCAGCCAAATTTGAACCTCTCCGCCCAAGGAGGATAGCGGCCCAGACAGGCTGACAGCCTTCTCTAGAGCTTCTACCGATTCACGATAGCGCCCGCGTTCAAACGCGTTGCGCCCTGCTTGGTAGAAGTCCTGCGCTAGCTCCGTTTGATCTAGTTCTGAATGATCTGCTGTCACGGTTCTTGAAAAAATGAGGATTGGGGAATCGGAGTTAGGAATCGGGGTTGGGGGTGGCTCACTCACTCATTCCACCGTTCGACTGCCACTCATGGTGCAGCCCATCAACTCCTTTCCATTCTTCCTTTCCTTTCTATCTTCACTTAAATTCGGCTGAAGCGACGATCATCGAACCAATCCCTGAATCAGTGAAAACTTCTAGCAGCAGTGAGTGAGGAATGCGGCCGTCAATGATATGAGCCGCTTTGACGCCCTGGGCCAGCGATCGCACACAGCAGTTAACCTTGGGAATCATGCCGCCAGACACCACGCCTTCTTGAATCAGTCCTCGTGCTTCTTGAATGTCTACTTTGGGGATGAGGGTGCTAGGGTTTTTATAGTCGCGTAGAATACCTGCTGTATCGGTCATCAAAATCAGTTTTTCGGCTCCGAGGGCAGCGGCAATTTCTCCGGCCACCGTATCGGCATTGATGTTGTAAGCTTGTCCTTGCTCATCGGCAGCTACACTCGAAATCACTGGAATATAGCCATCGCGCACCAATGCTTCAATCAATTGCACATTTGTAGCAGTGACTTCTCCAACAAAACCAATGCCTTCATCGCCTTGCGGCCGGGCTTTGATGAGGTTGCCGTCTTTGCCACACAGTCCAACAGCCGCACCACCCGCTTGGTTAATCAACGCGACGATTTCTTTGTTGACCCGTCCTACCAATACCATTTCTACCACATCCATGGTGGCGGCATCTGTCACCCGCAATCCGTTCTTGAATTGTGGCTCAATTCCCAACTTGTCAAGCCAAGAGTTAATTTCTGGTCCACCGCCATGTACCAGAACAGGGCGCAACCCTACACAAGACAAAAACACGATATCTCGCATGACTTTGTCTTTGAGGCGGCTGTCTTTCATCGCGGCACCACCATATTTAACAACAATGATCCGTCCTGCAAAGCGTTGAATATAGGGCAGGGCTTCGCTAAGTACCTGGACACGGGCGGTCGCCGTTTCGTAAAGAGCTTCGATGTTGGTTGTCATGGGGGGCAGAAATCAAGAAGTAGCTTTCGTTTAATCGCTTAGTGTAGCAGTCCTCGATCGTATCTGGTGTTCGATGTGATGCAGGGGATGAGGGTGAATTATCGCTTCATTATGACGTTATTTGAACTAATAGTGTAGAGAAAGGCAATCAAGCCGGGATACGGCCTGCCGCAAGGTCAACGACGTACAACCAAGAAGTACAACCAACATTGATCCTGTGATTTTCAAGAACTTCAGCAGTTTTGCCAACCATGTCCCCTCATTCCCCGCCCCCTGCTCCCAGACGGGGCGAAGGAGAGTCGAACCGATTGAGGGGGTTCAACGTCCCTCTTCGGCTCTAGAAAAGGGATGTAGGGTGAGGGTCATCGAGGCTTGTCAGTCAATCAGCCTGATGCCATTGCGCAGCCAACAGTTGAGATTGGCACAAGATGATATTAACGTTACTACTTTAGTGATTGCCTGGATTCTTGATTAGCGAATTAATTTCACCCGTCCTGTGCATAGATAATCAAAAACGCGGTTGATTTGGCGACGATCGGCTTCATTCATCTGTTGATTACTCAAAAGTGCAGATGCTAATTGAAAATGCTGGGTTTGGCTCATTTGTCCAGTGCAAAGGATTTGTTCAACTAATGGCGTAATGTCTCGTTGCCACAATTTTTGAGTCATGGTCATTCCAATTCCTCTCAAAGCGCGATCGTCCTTCACAAAGTGCTCGTCACAAAATGTGTAACTCGTAGAAGTCCCTGTGTTTCAATGGCATGTTTTATGGTCTGCCTAACTCTAGGCTCAAATTTGAGAAGTGACTATGGGCAAAGTTCGGATAGTAAGATTACCAAGCATTCCATAAAGCTTTTAACGCTTGCCTAGATTTGCTCAGCAAGGTGACAATTTGTATAGGAGTTCTGAAGAGAATGATGCAAATCTACCGCCTTCCGGCATTATCGGACAATTACATCTTTCTGCTGCACGATGCCGATCGCCAGATTGCAGCCGTTGTTGATCCAGCAGAGGCAAGTTCTGTGTTGCAGCAGTTGCAGCAGTTGGGAGCGTCACTCGTTGCCATTTTCAACACCCATCACCACGGAGATCACGTCGGCGGAAACACGCAACTGCTCAAAGCATTTCCACAAGCCACCGTATATGGAGGCATTGAAGATCGCGGCAGAATTCCAGGACAGCATGTATTTCTACGGGAAGGCGATCGAGTCATGTTTGCCGATCGCTCGGCCGAGGTACTGTTTGTGCCAGGTCATACCCAAGCCCATATCGCCTACTATTTTGCGCCGGTGCAATCGGACGAACCAGGGGATTTATTTTGCGGAGATACCTTGTTTGCGGGCGGCTGTGGACGCCTATTTGAGGGCACACCAACGCAAATGGTGCAGTCTCTTAGCAAGCTTCGATCGTTGCCCGATCAAACGCGCGTTTGGTGCGCTCACGAATACACTCTCAAAAATTTGCAGTTTGCCCTCACCGTAGATAGACAGAATTCCGACTTGCAATCTCGGTTTGAAACGGTAAAAGCGATGCGGCGGCGCGGCGAAGCAACGATTCCATCTCTGTTAGCGGATGAAAAACGCACCAATCCCTTTTTGCGGTGGGATCAGCCCGTCCTTCAGGCAGCGGTCAATAGCGACGACCCCGTGCGAACCTTTGCTCGTTTACGGGGAATGAAGGATCAGTTTTAATTTGAAAGATTCAGTTTTAACGAGTCTTGCATTTGCCCTAATCAGCAAGGGCAATCAAGCTCAACAATAACTGGAGTGTGATCGCTGGGTTTGTCCCAGGTGCGCGGCAGGATATCGATCGTACATTGTTTGGCGCGTTGGCTCAATTCAGGCGAAAGATAATGATGATCAATGCGCCAGCCAGCATTGCGGCGAAACGCGCCGGTGCGATAGTCCCACCAAGTAAATTGATTGGTCTCTTGGTTGAACTGGCGAAAACTATCTACAAACCCTAAATCAATTAAAGCTGTTTGCAACGCTTGTCGCTCGGCTTCAGACGCCATGATATGGTTCGCCTTGCCCGTCGGATCATAAATATCGCGATCGTCGGGTGCAACATTGAAATCACCACAGACCAGCACATGAGTATCTTGAGCCAAGCGAGTTTTCAAGTAATCGCGCAATACCGATAGCCAGCGCAGTTTGTATTGATATTTCTCGCTTCCGACTTCTGAGCCATTGGGTACATAAAGATTGACGATGCGAATGCCGTTCAGCACGCCTGTAATCACGCGCTTTTGTTGATCCAAATCCGCGATCGTGTCTCCTAAGATACAGGCAAACCCAGTATCCACCAACTCTAGAGGAACACGGCTCAACAGCGCCACACCGTTGTAAGATTTTTGCCCCGACACATAGATCTGATACCCCAGTTCGGGCGGGAGGACTGGAAAGTCTTTGTCCACTACTTTGGTTTCCTGCACACACAGCACCTCCACCGGATTAGACTCCAGCCATCGAATCACGTGACTCAGCCGGCTGCGAATGGAATTAACGTTCCAGGTAGCAATTTTCATGGGCGATCGATTCAGCGAAATGGAAGAGTAGTAAATCCGAGCATCGGGACGTTCAAAATATTTTAGGATGTTTGGGAATGGGCGATCGGGAATCGGGTTGAGTCCTGAAGCAAACGTGAATCTCCCAGTTTCCCTACCGGTTTAGTTTCAGGGGAGCCTGTCATGTTTGCAAGTTGCGGCATTCGCCCTCATGCCCCAACCCCTGCTCCCATGAAAGTCTGGAAATCTCCTGCTGACAGTCCCCAATGCCTTTAGCTCTGCGCTAGTCTTGGGAGAGGTAGATGTGAGGTAGCAACATGGCCACTCCCAATGGACAGTATTCGGAACAGGATTTTTGGCGAAAGTTAAAGGATTTTGCCGTTTATGCAGGCAAAGAGGTGGTTGAGAAAGCACTAGTGCTGTTTTATGCAGCGCAACGCCCTGAAACCCCTGTTTGGGCAAAGACAGTCATATACGCCGCGTTGGCATATTTTATTTTGCCCACCGATGCCGTTCCCGATTTTATTCCTGCTGCTGGCTATAGCGATGATTTAGCTTCCCTAATTGCTGCCTTGGGAGCGGTTGCCATCTGCATTACCCCAGAAGTGCAACAAGCCGCTAAACAGAAAGTGGAAGATTGGTTTGGCAAGGCTCAATCAACTTCTGAAACCGCGACCGCTTCTCCATCGAATGATACCCCCCGAACCATTCCGATCGATTGAGGTAGCAGGATGAAGGAGCAGTTGGTCTGGCATCCCTTATCTGGTTCCACCTATTCTTCTTCATCATAGGCATCAACCTCGTCATGGTCATTTTCGCCGTTCTCATCGTGTTCCTCGTCATCGGGAAGTAACGGCTCTTCTGGCTCATCTTCATCTGAAGCTTCGCTACCACCTCCCACCGCGACCAGATCAATTTGCTGGCGATAATAGTCCACGCTTTTCACCTGAACTTCCACTCGATCGCCCAACTTATATTGCTTGCGGTTTTTACGTCCCACTAGTTTCTGTTGGCGCGATCGATATTCATACCAATCATCTTTGAGAGAACTGACGTGCACAAGGCCTTCCACCAACAGTTCCTCAATTTCAACAAAGAAGCCGTAGGATTGCACCCCAGTAATCAACCCGTGAAAGATTTTACCTGTGTGCTGCTGCATAAATTCGGCTTTTTTCAGCCCTTCAATATCCGATTCGGCTTCTTGCGATAGTTTCTCTTGCTCAGTGAGATGCACCACCACGGCAGCAAAATTCTCCTCCAGTTCTGCCTGAATATCGGTCGGCAACACGTTCCAATTAATTTGCCCATGGCACGAACTGCTGCGTAGGTTCACCCGATCTTTCGATCGCGTGGTGCGGCGATCGCGCCCATATTCAAAGATGGCATGGAGTACCCGATGCACTAACAAATCGGGATAGCGTCGAATTGGAGAGGTGAAATGGGTATAGCCGTTTTCGATTGCCAGCCCAAAGTGCGGTCCGGGGGTAGTGCTATAAATGGCGGGCTTAAAGGTAGACAGCAGTAAATAGGTCAGCACTTTCTCCACCTTAGATTCAGCAAACTGGCTCACTAACCGTTGATAGTCGCGAGAATGCACCGCATCTTCCTGCTCTAGGTGAGCGTCAATGCCCATATTGCTAACCAGTTTGAGCAATTCTTGCACATCACTGGGATCGGGCGGACGATGCACTCGGTATATGGCTGGCACTTGCAACGCTACCAAATGAGATGCCACCAGTTGATTGGCTAGTAACATAAATTCCGTCACGATCGATCGGGCTGGCAAGAAAGACGACACCACCATCGCGCTCAATGCGCCTTCGTCATCGTATTGAAACTTGGCGGAAAGAAAGTTGCTCAGTTCGGGGTTGGCTTCATTGGGAAACAACTTTTCGGAGAGGTTGAGATCAAACGCGCCCCGCTGATGCCGTTGGGTGCGTACCGCTTGGCTGAGGGCAAACAACCGATCAAGCATCTCAAACACTGACTTGAATTCTTGCAACTCGTCTAAGCTTGGTAGAACGTAAGTGGATGCCGTTGCCTCTGGATCAACCGCGTTGTGCCGTTGCACGATTGCTTGGGCTTGCTGATAGTCGAGCCGATGATCGACTGAAATCACCGTGGGTTGAATCTCAAATTCCAGCACTTCGCCGTCAGCATTTAGCGTCACCAACACCGACACCGCCAGCCGATCGTGCCCCACTAACAGCGAGCAACATTTGTGCACAGGTTCTGGCAACATCCGCAATACCCGGTCGCCCAGATAAATCGACGTGCCGCGTCGCCGTGCTTCAATATCTAAGTCCGAGTCCGGCTCGACATAATACGACACATCCGCGATGTGAATGCCAACCCGCCAATTGCCAGATTTGGTCTGCTCAAGGGTGAGAGCATCATCGATCGCGGGGCCAGTTGCTGTGGGCGGGCCGTCAATTGTAATGGTGGGCAGATGGCGCAGATCGACTCGTCCTTTAATGTCTGCTTTTCGTAACTTTGTTGGCAACTTTTTAGCCGCCGCCAGCACATCGTCAGGAAAGTCACGCGGCAGATCATGTTTGCAGCGAACAATTTCAAATTCGGAGGCCGCCTCTGCATCACTGCCCAGAATTTGAGCGACACGCCCCAAGGGAGGATATTGTCCCAGTGGATAGCGCAGAATTTCCACATGCACTAGCTGATCAATCGCTTCGGCTAAATTAATGCCATTGGCTTTCAACTCCACTTCAAATAACAGCCGATCATCCAGGGGCAGGGCCCGATAGTGTTCCTCGATCTGCTTGACCCGTGCTAGCACTGATGAATTAGCTCGATCGAGAATTAAGCGCACTTCGCCTTCAGGACTACGCCGACGAGTACCTTCTTTCGTGACGCGAACCAACACCCGATCGCCATTCCAAGCCGTGTTCAAATGGCTTTCGCGAATGTAAATATCTTCTGCTCCTTCTACGTCCTGAATTGCAAAACAAAATCCCTTACTGGAACAACGCAGCCGCCCTTCTACTACGTCATCTTCAAAGACACGCCGATATTTACCCCGTTCCTTCACCAAAATACCAATGCGTTCTAGCGCATCCAAGGCAATTTGCAACTTGCGGAGACTGTTTTCGTCTTTGCAGTTGAGCTTTTTTTCTAACGCCTTGGGGGCAACCAGTTTATCATCCGTAAAGTTTGCTAACAGTTCAGCAATTGAAAATTCCATGTAGCGATCAATCCTCAAATGGGTTGGTTTAACTTCCTGACTCTGCGATGAAACTGTAAGCCAATTGCAACTAGCTTGTGAGTTTCCAACGACTTTAGGGAGTTGAGTCCAACTTGACTAGGAGAACCACCTTACCCTGTGACAAGCGCCGCAGTGTCGTTTCTCAAGTAGAGACCGTATCCCCAAAGACTCTCCACATTCGCAATTGTCACTAGGGCAGTGGCTCCAAGCTTGGAGAAGTCAGACCAGCTAACCACGAAGTGACAACACGGCCAGAGGACAGTGGTAATGAACACCGACTTGAGTGAACGATGTTTGAAGGGTGTGCAAAATTCTCGCTCAATTTTGCACTTTCTTCATTTTATTCAGACTTTCGTACGAAGGAACATGGATTTCGGAAGTATTTTTTGGAAAGAATTTTTTGAAGCAAATTTTTAGCGTGAATTTGGCGCAATCTTCGTAATTTTTCGCAATTCTATCGTTGCCCCGTGACAATATATGCAACCCGTTTGCCGATATTGGTGGCGTGATCGGCCATGCGTTCGAGATGGCGAATCACCAACA
This genomic interval carries:
- a CDS encoding outer membrane protein assembly factor BamD yields the protein MTADHSELDQTELAQDFYQAGRNAFERGRYRESVEALEKAVSLSGPLSSLGGEVQIWLVNAYQAAGQSTEAIALCEKLGTHPHLRTRKQSRRMLYILKAPQLKRREEWLTKIPDLSKIEAANGDNQIATRYDVSPKRPPRPRPKPEPEEIDLSQVNTKDNSFLWIALVLIGLTIGGLIWFS
- the argB gene encoding acetylglutamate kinase; protein product: MTTNIEALYETATARVQVLSEALPYIQRFAGRIIVVKYGGAAMKDSRLKDKVMRDIVFLSCVGLRPVLVHGGGPEINSWLDKLGIEPQFKNGLRVTDAATMDVVEMVLVGRVNKEIVALINQAGGAAVGLCGKDGNLIKARPQGDEGIGFVGEVTATNVQLIEALVRDGYIPVISSVAADEQGQAYNINADTVAGEIAAALGAEKLILMTDTAGILRDYKNPSTLIPKVDIQEARGLIQEGVVSGGMIPKVNCCVRSLAQGVKAAHIIDGRIPHSLLLEVFTDSGIGSMIVASAEFK
- the gloB gene encoding hydroxyacylglutathione hydrolase, yielding MQIYRLPALSDNYIFLLHDADRQIAAVVDPAEASSVLQQLQQLGASLVAIFNTHHHGDHVGGNTQLLKAFPQATVYGGIEDRGRIPGQHVFLREGDRVMFADRSAEVLFVPGHTQAHIAYYFAPVQSDEPGDLFCGDTLFAGGCGRLFEGTPTQMVQSLSKLRSLPDQTRVWCAHEYTLKNLQFALTVDRQNSDLQSRFETVKAMRRRGEATIPSLLADEKRTNPFLRWDQPVLQAAVNSDDPVRTFARLRGMKDQF
- the xth gene encoding exodeoxyribonuclease III, translating into MKIATWNVNSIRSRLSHVIRWLESNPVEVLCVQETKVVDKDFPVLPPELGYQIYVSGQKSYNGVALLSRVPLELVDTGFACILGDTIADLDQQKRVITGVLNGIRIVNLYVPNGSEVGSEKYQYKLRWLSVLRDYLKTRLAQDTHVLVCGDFNVAPDDRDIYDPTGKANHIMASEAERQALQTALIDLGFVDSFRQFNQETNQFTWWDYRTGAFRRNAGWRIDHHYLSPELSQRAKQCTIDILPRTWDKPSDHTPVIVELDCPC
- a CDS encoding YkvA family protein; this translates as MATPNGQYSEQDFWRKLKDFAVYAGKEVVEKALVLFYAAQRPETPVWAKTVIYAALAYFILPTDAVPDFIPAAGYSDDLASLIAALGAVAICITPEVQQAAKQKVEDWFGKAQSTSETATASPSNDTPRTIPID
- a CDS encoding ribonuclease R family protein, coding for MEFSIAELLANFTDDKLVAPKALEKKLNCKDENSLRKLQIALDALERIGILVKERGKYRRVFEDDVVEGRLRCSSKGFCFAIQDVEGAEDIYIRESHLNTAWNGDRVLVRVTKEGTRRRSPEGEVRLILDRANSSVLARVKQIEEHYRALPLDDRLLFEVELKANGINLAEAIDQLVHVEILRYPLGQYPPLGRVAQILGSDAEAASEFEIVRCKHDLPRDFPDDVLAAAKKLPTKLRKADIKGRVDLRHLPTITIDGPPTATGPAIDDALTLEQTKSGNWRVGIHIADVSYYVEPDSDLDIEARRRGTSIYLGDRVLRMLPEPVHKCCSLLVGHDRLAVSVLVTLNADGEVLEFEIQPTVISVDHRLDYQQAQAIVQRHNAVDPEATASTYVLPSLDELQEFKSVFEMLDRLFALSQAVRTQRHQRGAFDLNLSEKLFPNEANPELSNFLSAKFQYDDEGALSAMVVSSFLPARSIVTEFMLLANQLVASHLVALQVPAIYRVHRPPDPSDVQELLKLVSNMGIDAHLEQEDAVHSRDYQRLVSQFAESKVEKVLTYLLLSTFKPAIYSTTPGPHFGLAIENGYTHFTSPIRRYPDLLVHRVLHAIFEYGRDRRTTRSKDRVNLRSSSCHGQINWNVLPTDIQAELEENFAAVVVHLTEQEKLSQEAESDIEGLKKAEFMQQHTGKIFHGLITGVQSYGFFVEIEELLVEGLVHVSSLKDDWYEYRSRQQKLVGRKNRKQYKLGDRVEVQVKSVDYYRQQIDLVAVGGGSEASDEDEPEEPLLPDDEEHDENGENDHDEVDAYDEEE